A part of Syntrophorhabdus sp. genomic DNA contains:
- the amrS gene encoding AmmeMemoRadiSam system radical SAM enzyme produces MPFVLGAGTNVHAQTSGPAFHEALYYRKTGSTKDVECLLCPRRCTLPDGATGFCRARRNISGKLYSLGYGSPCAVHIDPVEKKPFFHVLPRTYSLSVASAGCNFRCRFCQNWQISQVSPLETTNVTLPPKDLAAAAAQKDCKSIAYTYTEPTNFYEYMFDTAKAARGRGILNVAHSNGYINPEPLKALSRHMDAINVDLKGFSEDFYGKLCEGRLAPVLATIKTLKRSGVWVEITNLVIEGYNDDEKMVREMCRWVVKEVGRDVPVHFSRFYPMYKLTGISPTSVKTLERTRDVGFEAGLQFVYIGNVPGHPGENTYCPKCKTILIQRSGYNVLNVTLKNGACPSCGTKIGGIWAT; encoded by the coding sequence CGAGTGCCTGCTGTGCCCCCGCCGCTGCACGCTTCCCGACGGTGCCACGGGCTTCTGCCGCGCCCGCAGGAACATCTCCGGCAAGCTCTATTCCCTCGGCTACGGCTCGCCCTGCGCGGTGCATATCGATCCCGTGGAAAAGAAACCATTCTTCCACGTCCTTCCCAGGACGTACTCCCTCTCCGTGGCAAGCGCCGGCTGCAATTTCCGGTGCCGGTTCTGTCAGAACTGGCAGATCTCTCAGGTATCACCCCTCGAAACCACCAACGTCACCCTGCCGCCGAAGGACCTCGCCGCGGCAGCCGCCCAAAAGGATTGCAAAAGTATCGCCTACACATACACGGAGCCGACGAACTTCTACGAATACATGTTCGACACGGCGAAGGCCGCCCGCGGGCGGGGCATCCTGAACGTCGCGCACTCCAACGGCTACATCAACCCCGAACCCCTGAAGGCCCTGTCCAGGCACATGGACGCCATCAATGTAGACTTGAAGGGCTTCTCCGAAGACTTTTACGGCAAGCTCTGCGAAGGCAGGCTCGCACCCGTGCTCGCCACGATAAAGACGCTCAAGCGGTCCGGTGTATGGGTTGAGATCACGAACCTCGTCATAGAAGGGTACAACGATGACGAGAAGATGGTGAGGGAGATGTGCCGGTGGGTCGTGAAAGAGGTCGGACGGGATGTGCCCGTCCACTTCTCCCGCTTCTACCCCATGTACAAACTGACGGGGATCTCCCCCACATCGGTGAAAACGCTTGAGAGGACCCGCGACGTGGGCTTCGAAGCGGGACTTCAGTTCGTCTACATCGGGAACGTCCCGGGCCACCCCGGAGAGAACACCTACTGTCCGAAATGCAAGACGATCCTCATCCAGAGATCGGGGTACAACGTCCTCAACGTGACCCTCAAGAACGGCGCGTGCCCCTCATGCGGGACAAAGATAGGAGGGATATGGGCGACATGA